GCAGGAGGTCGGAACGCCCGCTGCGTAAGCGGCCAGGTCGCGGTAGCGCTAAGCCCGAAGGCCAGGAACAAAGTCATTGGACCCCTGCCTACGCAGGGGTGACGGCTAAAGAAGGAGTGAGGCAAGACTTGCCCCTCACCCCAACCCTCTCTCCGGAGGGGAGAGGGAGCAAAGAGCAGCGGGCCAGCGCCCCCTCAAAACCGCTCTAACGTCCCCGGCATCAAATCCAGCACCGCCTGCGCCAACACATCCGGCTGGAACTTCGCCACGAAGCGATCCGCGTTCACCTCGCGCACCATGGCTTCATTGAAGATGCCGCTGATCGAGCTATGCAGCACCACCTTCAGCGAGCGCAGCGCCGGTGTCTCGCGGATGGCGCGCGTCAGCGCGTAGCCGTCCATGCGCGGCATTTCGATATCCGATACCACCAGGGTCACGCTTTCCTCGCCCTGCGCCTGGGCAATCGCCTCCAGACGCTCCAGGGCTTCGCGTCCGTCCTGGGCGACCACGCATTCCACATCCATCTGGCGGAACAGGTTCACCAGCTGGTTGCGGGCCACCAGTGAGTCGTCCACCACCATCACGCGGCGCGGCTGCAGGTCATGCACACGGGCAATGCGCTGCATCGGTTCGGAGAGTTCGGTGCGGGTGGCATTGAACGTGGCCAGTACGTGCTCTACGTCCACCACCGCGATCAGGGCGCCATCCACGCGGGTCACCGCATTGACCCGGCTGCCGAAGCCCAGCGCGGCGGCGGGAGCCGCCAGGGATTCGCCGGCGCAGTGAACCAGGCGCTGCGGCTCAGCCACCAGGAAACCCTGCACGCTGCGGCTGAACTCGGTAACCATCAGGTGGGCCGAGGACACGTCGCGCAACGAGGGGTAACCCAGCGCCACGGCCAGGTCGATCACCGGGATGGTGGTGCCGCGGTAGTCGCAACTGCCGGCAATCAGGGGATTGGCGTCGGGCATGCGCTCCATCGGCGGGCGGCGCATGACCTCCCTCACCTTGAATACGTTGATGCCGAACAGCTGCTCGTCGCCCATCCGGAACAGCAGCATCGCCACCCGGTTGTGGCCTGCCAGCTTGGTCTGCTGCTCTACCTTGTCCATCCACGCAGTCATGCGTTTTCCTCGCCGCGGCCCTGCCGCCTTTACTCCCCGCGTATCGGCCGCGACGGCGCCGGCTTGAGGGGGTGCCAACGGCGGTGGCACGTCGCTTGCTTCTCAAGTTCCGACATTTGCCGCCGATGCCGGGGGCGACCCTTTTAGGAAGGAACGATCCACCCATGAGCCTCATCTGGAGCCAGCATCTCGCCGACCTCGCCCGCGCCGCCGCGGCAGGGGACAAGGCGCAGGTCGCCCAACTGTCCGCCCGCCACCCGCGCGCCGCGCAGGCGTTGGCCCCGTTGCTGGCGGCCGTGTCCACGCAGCGACCGCCGGCGGCCGTCGCCCTGCAGACCATGGAACAGCTGGGCCTGGTGCTCGGCTCGGCCCAGCAGCTGGCGCGCGAGCAGGCCTCCATGCA
The nucleotide sequence above comes from Dyella telluris. Encoded proteins:
- a CDS encoding chemotaxis protein; the protein is MTAWMDKVEQQTKLAGHNRVAMLLFRMGDEQLFGINVFKVREVMRRPPMERMPDANPLIAGSCDYRGTTIPVIDLAVALGYPSLRDVSSAHLMVTEFSRSVQGFLVAEPQRLVHCAGESLAAPAAALGFGSRVNAVTRVDGALIAVVDVEHVLATFNATRTELSEPMQRIARVHDLQPRRVMVVDDSLVARNQLVNLFRQMDVECVVAQDGREALERLEAIAQAQGEESVTLVVSDIEMPRMDGYALTRAIRETPALRSLKVVLHSSISGIFNEAMVREVNADRFVAKFQPDVLAQAVLDLMPGTLERF